The Setaria viridis chromosome 6, Setaria_viridis_v4.0, whole genome shotgun sequence genome contains a region encoding:
- the LOC117862161 gene encoding uncharacterized protein isoform X1: MRHLLLRRRAMPLPPPASPPPPRMPGVAGARLFSSLPPPLPLQSRREVHVWYLLPDELNDASQLKMYMDLLSPSERKAALAMNGEKLQKGAVLSRALVRTTLSRYTDCKVDPRSFEFKKNKFGKPEILWQPDDNRMGWPLHFNISHTSSLIACGVTMDTPIGIDIEEKKRKTKKNFLSLARRYFTPSEVDYLDKIPDPDAQQKEFIKLWTLKEAYVKALGRGFSGAPFNKFSIVLAAKNGIQISVAPKVFNDSDSCDCLSENWQFALAELNNSHYMAVCVEDDSRSSDSGNGRRLPLALKIWKTVPFLEDTLVSGTEAVTLIS, translated from the exons ATgcgccacctcctgctccgccgccgcgcgatgccgctcccgccgccggcttcaccgcctccgccccggATGCCGGgggtcgccggcgcgcgccTCTTCTCCTcgcttccgccgccgctgcccctccaGTCGCGAAG AGAGGTGCATGTTTGGTACCTTCTGCCTGATGAGCTGAATGATGCCTCCCAACTgaagatgtacatggacctcCTTTCGCCTTCTGAAAGGAAGGCTGCTTTGGCTATGAATGGAGAAAAGTTGCAGAAAGGTGCAGTGCTGTCCCGTGCACTGGTGCGCACCACACTCTCGAGAT ATACAGATTGCAAAGTTGATCCAAGATCATTTGAGTTTAAGAAAAACAAATTTGGCAAACCTGAG ATACTGTGGCAACCTGATGACAACAGGATGGGATGGCCTTTGCATTTCAATATTTCACACACATCTTCTTTAATTGCCTGTGGCGTAACCATGGATACTCCT ATTGGCATTGACATTGAAGAGAAGAAACGGAAGACAAAAAAGAACTTTTTATCTCTTGCTCGCCGTTATTTCACCCCATCTGAAGTTGATTATCTAGATAAAATTCCGGATCCTGATGCTCAGCAAAAGGAGTTCATAAAACTATGGACTCTTAAA GAGGCATACGTTAAAGCTCTTGGAAGGGGGTTTTCAGGCGCTCCTTTCAATAAGTTCTCAATTGTATTGGCAGCAAAAAATGGAATCCAAATTTCTGTG GCACCAAAAGTATTCAATGATTCTGACTCTTGTGACTGTTTGTCCGAGAATTGGCAATTTGCACTTGCAGAGCTAAATAATTCTCATTACATGGCAGTTTGTGTAGAAGATGACTCAAGAAGTTCAG ATTCTGGGAATGGTCGTCGGCTACCTCTAGCATTGAAAATATGGAAGACTGTTCCATTCCTAGAGGATACGCTTGTTTCTGGAACAGAAGCTGTAACACTTATCAGTTAG
- the LOC117862161 gene encoding uncharacterized protein isoform X2, giving the protein MRHLLLRRRAMPLPPPASPPPPRMPGVAGARLFSSLPPPLPLQSRREVHVWYLLPDELNDASQLKMYMDLLSPSERKAALAMNGEKLQKGAVLSRALVRTTLSRYCKVDPRSFEFKKNKFGKPEILWQPDDNRMGWPLHFNISHTSSLIACGVTMDTPIGIDIEEKKRKTKKNFLSLARRYFTPSEVDYLDKIPDPDAQQKEFIKLWTLKEAYVKALGRGFSGAPFNKFSIVLAAKNGIQISVAPKVFNDSDSCDCLSENWQFALAELNNSHYMAVCVEDDSRSSDSGNGRRLPLALKIWKTVPFLEDTLVSGTEAVTLIS; this is encoded by the exons ATgcgccacctcctgctccgccgccgcgcgatgccgctcccgccgccggcttcaccgcctccgccccggATGCCGGgggtcgccggcgcgcgccTCTTCTCCTcgcttccgccgccgctgcccctccaGTCGCGAAG AGAGGTGCATGTTTGGTACCTTCTGCCTGATGAGCTGAATGATGCCTCCCAACTgaagatgtacatggacctcCTTTCGCCTTCTGAAAGGAAGGCTGCTTTGGCTATGAATGGAGAAAAGTTGCAGAAAGGTGCAGTGCTGTCCCGTGCACTGGTGCGCACCACACTCTCGAGAT ATTGCAAAGTTGATCCAAGATCATTTGAGTTTAAGAAAAACAAATTTGGCAAACCTGAG ATACTGTGGCAACCTGATGACAACAGGATGGGATGGCCTTTGCATTTCAATATTTCACACACATCTTCTTTAATTGCCTGTGGCGTAACCATGGATACTCCT ATTGGCATTGACATTGAAGAGAAGAAACGGAAGACAAAAAAGAACTTTTTATCTCTTGCTCGCCGTTATTTCACCCCATCTGAAGTTGATTATCTAGATAAAATTCCGGATCCTGATGCTCAGCAAAAGGAGTTCATAAAACTATGGACTCTTAAA GAGGCATACGTTAAAGCTCTTGGAAGGGGGTTTTCAGGCGCTCCTTTCAATAAGTTCTCAATTGTATTGGCAGCAAAAAATGGAATCCAAATTTCTGTG GCACCAAAAGTATTCAATGATTCTGACTCTTGTGACTGTTTGTCCGAGAATTGGCAATTTGCACTTGCAGAGCTAAATAATTCTCATTACATGGCAGTTTGTGTAGAAGATGACTCAAGAAGTTCAG ATTCTGGGAATGGTCGTCGGCTACCTCTAGCATTGAAAATATGGAAGACTGTTCCATTCCTAGAGGATACGCTTGTTTCTGGAACAGAAGCTGTAACACTTATCAGTTAG